From one Paeniglutamicibacter psychrophenolicus genomic stretch:
- a CDS encoding DUF1345 domain-containing protein: MKSTLSQRARHRRLRVLGMLAGGVAATALTGLLGAWVYAPAVGWTVAALIYNAWVWITIAPMDHARTAAHAQEEDPGFQTTDLLILFAAIGSLAAVVMVMAGSRDLAGGARLPLALLALTCTAMSWLMVHTLYTLRYAMIYYSGTPGGIEFNQDEAPQYTDIAYMAFSVGMTYQVSDTSITTREMRSAVLRHSLLAFLFGTGILATTINLVVSLAA; this comes from the coding sequence ATGAAAAGCACGTTGTCGCAGCGCGCCAGGCACCGCAGGCTGCGCGTTCTGGGCATGCTCGCCGGCGGAGTCGCCGCCACTGCATTGACCGGCCTCCTGGGAGCCTGGGTTTACGCTCCGGCCGTCGGCTGGACCGTGGCAGCGCTGATTTACAACGCCTGGGTATGGATCACCATTGCCCCCATGGACCATGCCCGCACCGCGGCCCACGCACAGGAGGAGGACCCGGGATTCCAGACCACGGACCTGCTGATCCTCTTCGCGGCCATCGGCTCGCTGGCCGCGGTCGTGATGGTGATGGCCGGCAGCAGGGACCTGGCCGGAGGCGCAAGGTTGCCGTTGGCACTGCTGGCACTGACCTGCACCGCGATGTCGTGGCTGATGGTCCATACGCTCTACACGCTGCGCTACGCCATGATCTATTACAGCGGCACACCGGGCGGCATCGAATTCAACCAGGACGAGGCCCCGCAATACACGGACATCGCCTACATGGCGTTCAGCGTGGGCATGACCTACCAGGTCTCGGACACCAGCATCACCACGCGTGAAATGCGCTCGGCGGTCTTGCGCCACAGCTTGCTGGCGTTCCTCTTCGGCACCGGAATCCTCGCCACCACCATCAACCTGGTGGTCAGCCTTGCCGCGTAA
- a CDS encoding LLM class flavin-dependent oxidoreductase, with amino-acid sequence MSTTPATRQIRFNAFDMNCVGHQSPGLWKHPKDQSARYKDLSYWTDLAKTLEKGKFDGIFIADVLGTYDVFGGSNEVPLRAGTQVPVNDPFMLVSAMASVTENLGFGVTAGTAYEHPYPFARRLATLDHLTKGRIGWNVVTGYLPSAARNMGQEDQLEHDERYNHADEYMEVVYKLLEGSWEEDAVVRDAERGIFTDPAKVHEIKHEGKYFKVPGIAITEPSPQRTPVVFQAGTSPRGLKFASENAEAVFVTSPTKELLKATVTKIRDEVEAAGRDRYDVRIYAMQTIITDVDSAAAQAKFEDYKSYADIDGALALISGWMGIDLSTYGPDDVIGDNVKSNAIQSSVATFQKASGDAGNPWTIRQLAEWVGVGGFGPITVGSPTEVADKLIEWVQDTDVDGFNLAYAITPGTFEDIVEFIVPELQARGAYPTDYVEGTLRNKLFGKGDRVQDSHRAANYRFSNAEVK; translated from the coding sequence ATGAGCACGACGCCGGCCACACGCCAGATCCGATTCAACGCCTTCGACATGAACTGCGTGGGACACCAGTCCCCGGGTTTGTGGAAGCACCCCAAGGACCAGTCAGCCCGCTACAAGGACCTGTCCTACTGGACCGACCTGGCCAAGACCCTGGAAAAGGGCAAGTTCGACGGCATCTTCATCGCCGACGTGTTGGGCACCTATGACGTCTTCGGCGGCTCCAACGAGGTTCCGCTGCGTGCCGGCACCCAGGTCCCGGTCAACGACCCGTTCATGCTCGTCTCGGCCATGGCCTCGGTGACCGAGAACCTCGGCTTCGGCGTCACCGCCGGCACCGCCTATGAGCACCCGTACCCGTTTGCCCGCCGCCTGGCCACCCTTGACCACCTGACCAAGGGTCGCATCGGCTGGAACGTGGTCACCGGCTACCTGCCCTCCGCCGCCCGGAACATGGGCCAGGAAGACCAGCTCGAGCACGACGAGCGCTACAACCACGCCGACGAGTACATGGAGGTCGTGTACAAACTGCTCGAGGGCTCCTGGGAAGAGGACGCGGTGGTGCGCGACGCCGAGCGCGGCATCTTCACCGACCCGGCCAAGGTCCACGAGATCAAGCACGAGGGCAAGTACTTCAAGGTCCCGGGCATCGCGATCACCGAGCCCAGCCCGCAGCGCACCCCTGTCGTCTTCCAGGCGGGCACCTCGCCGCGCGGGCTGAAGTTCGCCTCGGAGAACGCCGAAGCCGTCTTCGTGACCTCCCCGACCAAGGAACTGCTCAAGGCCACCGTCACCAAGATCCGCGACGAGGTCGAGGCCGCCGGCCGCGACCGCTACGATGTGCGCATCTACGCCATGCAGACCATCATCACGGACGTGGACTCCGCAGCGGCCCAGGCAAAGTTCGAGGACTACAAGTCCTACGCCGACATCGACGGCGCCCTGGCCCTGATCTCGGGCTGGATGGGCATCGACCTGTCCACCTACGGTCCGGACGACGTCATTGGCGACAACGTGAAGTCCAACGCCATCCAGTCCTCCGTGGCGACCTTCCAGAAGGCCAGCGGGGACGCCGGGAACCCGTGGACGATCCGCCAGTTGGCCGAGTGGGTCGGCGTGGGCGGCTTCGGCCCGATCACCGTGGGCTCGCCGACCGAGGTCGCCGACAAGCTGATCGAGTGGGTGCAGGACACCGACGTGGACGGGTTCAACCTGGCCTACGCCATCACCCCGGGCACCTTCGAGGACATCGTCGAGTTCATCGTTCCCGAGCTGCAGGCCCGCGGTGCCTACCCGACCGATTACGTTGAGGGCACGCTGCGCAACAAGCTCTTCGGCAAGGGCGACCGGGTCCAGGACTCGCACCGCGCGGCCAACTACCGGTTCTCGAACGCCGAGGTCAAGTAA
- a CDS encoding acyl-CoA dehydrogenase family protein: MAVESFNDAHNVEADPNIFGAVNLDAFTGNTPARHLLKLTPGVPKDGHYDELAAIFRPVFAKIAAGASERDANRTLPFEPVGWLNRERFGALRIPAAEGGYGASLLDLFRLLIELGEADSQVAHLWRSHIGFVESVLQLEDVALRHRWVERIVAGQIVGNAYTERGGNRLGTLNTTIAKNGERWILNGEKYYCTGTIYADWVAVAAAHPTRAGRQIAVVSTQHSGVKIFDDWDGFGQQLTGTGSTTFENVPVDTVLPEEQQINDPESAIFQLVLLAVQAGITRAALNDVRSAVQARTRSFSTGTGVPVREEPQVLQLVGEISGTAFAVDSIVLAAVAEIEVALADTSLSAAERFAVCELSADRAQAIVQPLALSAATKLFDGLGASATATSCNLDRHWRNARTVATHNPAIYKSRIIGDYEVNGAAPQQLNAIGDVGPTPATALP, from the coding sequence ATGGCTGTCGAGTCTTTCAACGATGCACACAATGTCGAAGCGGATCCGAACATTTTCGGGGCCGTCAATCTAGACGCGTTCACCGGCAACACCCCTGCCAGGCACCTGCTCAAGCTCACCCCCGGAGTCCCCAAGGACGGGCACTACGACGAGCTGGCCGCAATCTTCCGCCCGGTCTTCGCCAAGATCGCTGCCGGGGCCAGCGAGCGCGACGCGAACAGGACACTTCCCTTCGAGCCGGTCGGCTGGCTCAACCGCGAGCGCTTCGGGGCCCTGCGCATCCCGGCGGCCGAGGGCGGCTACGGGGCCAGCCTGCTGGATTTGTTCCGCCTGCTCATCGAACTGGGCGAGGCCGATTCGCAGGTCGCACACCTCTGGCGTTCGCACATCGGCTTCGTGGAATCCGTGCTGCAGCTCGAAGACGTCGCCCTGCGGCACCGCTGGGTCGAACGCATCGTTGCCGGACAGATCGTCGGCAATGCCTACACCGAACGTGGCGGAAACCGGTTGGGCACGCTGAATACGACCATCGCCAAGAATGGGGAGCGCTGGATCCTCAACGGCGAAAAATACTATTGCACCGGCACCATCTACGCCGACTGGGTCGCCGTCGCCGCGGCTCACCCCACCCGCGCCGGACGGCAGATCGCCGTGGTCTCCACCCAGCACTCCGGCGTGAAGATCTTTGATGATTGGGACGGCTTCGGCCAGCAGCTCACCGGGACCGGATCGACCACGTTCGAGAACGTCCCGGTCGACACTGTCCTTCCCGAGGAGCAGCAGATCAACGATCCGGAATCCGCGATCTTCCAGCTGGTGCTCCTGGCGGTACAGGCCGGGATCACCCGCGCGGCGCTCAACGACGTGCGCTCCGCCGTCCAGGCCCGCACCCGGTCGTTCAGCACCGGAACCGGGGTGCCGGTGCGCGAGGAGCCACAGGTCCTGCAGCTGGTCGGGGAGATTTCCGGCACCGCGTTCGCGGTTGATTCCATCGTCCTGGCGGCGGTTGCGGAGATCGAGGTCGCCCTGGCCGACACGTCGCTGAGCGCGGCCGAGCGCTTCGCGGTCTGCGAGCTCTCGGCGGACCGGGCCCAGGCCATCGTGCAACCGCTGGCGCTCTCCGCTGCGACCAAGCTCTTTGACGGGTTGGGCGCCTCGGCAACCGCCACGAGCTGCAACCTCGACCGGCACTGGCGCAACGCCCGCACCGTGGCCACGCACAACCCGGCGATCTACAAGTCGCGGATCATCGGCGACTACGAGGTCAACGGCGCGGCGCCCCAGCAGCTGAACGCCATCGGCGACGTCGGCCCGACCCCGGCCACCGCACTGCCCTAG
- the acs gene encoding acetate--CoA ligase gives MPETLLPVLAAEETLWSEDERLAFWDAAARRLSWSEDWHTIHSSTGVDAEARRGPELRWFEGGKLNAAYNCVDRHVEAGRGDKVALHFEGEPGDRTTVTYQDLQDRVSRAANALLALGVGKGDRVVIYLPVLVETVVITLACARIGAVHSLVFGGFSAEALRFRVEDTGAKLLVTTDGQFRRGEAVPVKDNADAAVSGENSIEHVLVLRRTGNEIAWTEGRDVWWHETVDTASKEHSPEAFDAETPLFIMYTSGTTGQPKGLVHTTGGYLTQASWSHEFLFSHPDPAQRENDVHWCTADLAWVTAHTYEIYGPLSNGVTQVIYEGVPNAPHPGRHFEIIARYGVTSYYTAPTLVRSLMGWFPEGVPADYDLSSIRLAGTVGEAVNPEAWRWLRSQVGRDTEAGIPMVDTWWQSETGSTILSPRQGDTEFKPGCGTRALPGVTVDIVDEQGAGVEPNVQGNIVLTKTGPAMARTVWGNPERYYTSYWEKYAEQGWFLAGDGARFDADGDIWILGRTDDVINISGHRLSTIEIESALVTHPAVVEAGVCPTKDAKTGHAATAFVVPFDKSVVGTDLSGEALARQQALTTELRNHVATQIGPIAKPREIVFVPDVPKTRSGKIMRRLLTQLFEGSALGDTTSLQNEPCIADIKEICER, from the coding sequence ATGCCTGAAACCCTTTTGCCCGTGCTCGCTGCCGAGGAAACCTTGTGGAGCGAAGACGAACGCCTCGCGTTCTGGGATGCCGCGGCGCGGCGCCTGAGCTGGTCCGAGGACTGGCACACCATCCACTCGAGCACCGGTGTCGATGCCGAGGCCCGGCGCGGGCCCGAGCTTCGCTGGTTTGAGGGCGGCAAGCTCAACGCCGCCTACAACTGCGTGGACCGCCACGTGGAAGCCGGGCGCGGCGACAAGGTCGCCCTGCACTTCGAGGGCGAGCCCGGCGACAGGACGACCGTCACCTACCAGGACCTGCAGGACCGGGTGTCCCGGGCCGCCAACGCGCTGCTCGCCCTGGGCGTGGGCAAGGGCGACCGCGTGGTCATCTACCTGCCCGTGCTCGTGGAAACCGTGGTCATCACCCTGGCCTGCGCGCGCATCGGCGCGGTGCACTCGCTGGTCTTCGGCGGCTTTTCCGCAGAGGCGCTGAGGTTCCGCGTCGAAGACACCGGCGCGAAGCTGCTGGTCACCACCGATGGGCAGTTCCGCCGCGGCGAGGCCGTGCCGGTCAAGGACAACGCCGATGCCGCGGTTTCCGGGGAGAACAGCATCGAACACGTGCTGGTGCTCCGGCGCACCGGGAACGAGATCGCCTGGACCGAAGGCCGGGACGTGTGGTGGCACGAAACCGTCGACACGGCGAGCAAGGAGCACTCCCCCGAGGCATTCGACGCCGAGACCCCGCTGTTCATCATGTACACCTCCGGCACCACCGGCCAGCCCAAGGGCCTGGTCCACACCACCGGGGGCTACCTGACGCAGGCCTCCTGGAGCCACGAGTTCCTCTTCTCCCATCCGGACCCCGCGCAGCGGGAAAACGATGTCCACTGGTGCACTGCGGACCTGGCCTGGGTCACCGCGCACACCTACGAGATCTACGGGCCGCTGTCCAACGGCGTCACGCAGGTCATCTACGAGGGCGTGCCCAACGCCCCTCACCCCGGGCGCCACTTCGAGATCATCGCGCGCTACGGCGTGACCAGCTACTACACCGCGCCCACCCTGGTGCGCTCGCTGATGGGCTGGTTCCCCGAGGGGGTCCCTGCCGACTACGACCTGTCCTCGATCCGATTGGCCGGAACCGTGGGCGAGGCCGTGAACCCGGAGGCATGGCGCTGGCTGCGCAGCCAGGTCGGCCGCGACACCGAAGCCGGCATTCCGATGGTCGACACCTGGTGGCAGTCCGAAACCGGCTCCACGATCCTTTCCCCGCGGCAGGGGGACACCGAGTTCAAGCCGGGCTGCGGCACCCGGGCGCTGCCCGGGGTAACCGTGGACATCGTCGACGAACAAGGAGCCGGGGTGGAGCCGAACGTGCAGGGCAACATCGTGCTGACCAAGACCGGCCCGGCCATGGCCCGCACCGTGTGGGGAAACCCCGAGCGCTACTACACCTCCTACTGGGAAAAGTATGCCGAGCAGGGCTGGTTCCTGGCCGGGGACGGCGCACGCTTCGATGCGGACGGGGACATCTGGATCCTGGGCCGGACCGACGACGTCATCAACATCTCCGGGCACCGACTTTCGACGATCGAGATCGAATCGGCGCTGGTCACCCACCCGGCGGTCGTCGAGGCCGGGGTCTGCCCGACCAAAGATGCCAAGACCGGCCACGCGGCCACCGCTTTCGTGGTGCCCTTCGACAAGTCGGTGGTGGGCACGGACCTGTCCGGCGAGGCGCTGGCCAGGCAGCAGGCACTCACCACCGAGCTGCGCAACCACGTGGCAACCCAGATCGGTCCGATCGCCAAGCCGCGCGAAATCGTCTTCGTGCCCGACGTGCCCAAGACCCGTTCGGGCAAGATCATGCGCCGTCTGCTGACGCAGCTCTTTGAGGGCAGCGCCCTGGGCGACACCACCAGCCTGCAGAACGAGCCGTGCATCGCGGACATCAAGGAAATCTGCGAGCGCTAG